From the genome of Monomorium pharaonis isolate MP-MQ-018 chromosome 1, ASM1337386v2, whole genome shotgun sequence:
CTCGCCGCCACGGCCCCATGAGCAAAGTCTTTCCTGTTGGGTAACGCGTTAGAAGATTATTCACCATTAGCGGTTTCGTCTCGCAATCACGGACTGTCGTATACGAGCCTAACATGGCCGCGAGCACGTGAGTGAAAGTGAATTCAAAGACTCCCCGGAATGACAGACACTTCGTATTGCACGGCGGAGGAGACCTTTACCCTTCTTAAATCCTTTTGCGTAGCCTATGTATGAATATACACCACGTTCACTTCTCACTTTCTTTTCATCGGTTATCGCGTGATAAATGTAAAGAATACAAAGCATTTCATCTAATTATCTGCGTTCTTCTAAAATACtagttttataatatgcaACAAGGAACATGCTTccctatttattattatctttattaactcaacttcaatatattttaaatcgttGTGAAAAACTTTTACGCatttcaagaaatatataactgtaaacaataaataaaaaaatacaagttttatagaaattcacttttttatttaggatttattaagaaattattccgtatgatttaaaatcaaatttgttgttaCGCTTACCTGTAATTGTCGGATCTGGGCGTGGAGCTGAGATTCGCCGTTTTAGTGACGTGCGCATCTACAAAGACGGGCGAACTCTTGGGAATGTCACATACCACTTTAGGATGTACCGTGGTCTGCTTGTATTCCAGATGCGACGACGAATCGGTGGGCGCCCAATCGTAATACTTTGGCCGATAATCTTTGTACTCCCGTGGCTGCTGTTgatgttgctgctgctgttgctgttgtcgGGAATCCGCGCTAGACGCTCTCTTACGCAAATACTCGTCACTGCTGACGCTGCTTTTTCGTATGGTCGTCAGTTTCGCCGGTGGAACTGACGTAGGTGACGACGCGGATGACGATGGCGCGCCGTCCGGATCCGCGCGAGATAACTGTGAGCTGTCCCACACAGTGGGTAAGCTACTGTAATTGAAACAGattgtcaataaaaattaattttgagaactgtaattattaaaaataattaagcagTATTCATTTATgttaagaaatgttttaaataatttttttttctaaaactcttctctttcttataTCTATCTCTAAATTTGGATAATAACGTCGTAGGcattttatctataaataaacacaaaaaatttatttaaaaatgcaatacatttcaaagttttaaacaagtaattaaaagtagataattttatctcaCCTCATGTTTTCATCCATGCTGTACAAGCGAAGTTGCTGCCTAATATTCGCCTTTTCTCTGGCACGTTTTCGTTGGAATTCCTCTTCTACTTTACGCATCGCCTCCAGTTCGCCTTTCCTCTGTCTTTCCTTGGCTTCCGCTTCCCGCGAAAGCTTCTCCGCTAATCTGCGCCTCTCAATCTGTCGCACAGTACTTTGGAACGTAAATCTACGACCTTTCGAATTGCTCTTTAACGGTGTCTTGATTTCCGGTGCGATCTCCTTATCCTGTAAATTTTGCTGAGCACTAACAGGCGAGGTACTTCGTTGTTTCATCTCAGATATGTTCTCACACGATTTAGAAAATCTGTTATTCACTTTTTCGTCGTTCGCaaaagatttttcttttaaaactgATTCTTTGGGATTCTTGTTCGTTCTTTCTATATCTTTGCTCGATTTCCTAAATTCGTCCACACCGTTTTTACGGTACTTTGGTCCGGAGCTGTTGCCGGAATTCTTCTCGCTTTCTGCTGCAATGTTACTTCTGTAGTTCAAACTTTGCGACTGATATTGAGAGTCATTGGACTCGGGCAGGTACATTACATGACCGCCGGAAGCCAAGTACGAAAATGATGGCGGCTTCATGATCACGGGAAAATCACCGCGATCTTCCAGGTCCTCCACCAGAACCTCGTCATCGTCCTCGTCATCGAAACCAGACTTCCACCCGGGCGGTGAGGATCGCGTAGCGTCCGTAATCTGGGTATGCTGCAGCGATGTTGGAGCGCTTGTCGACAACAGCCAATTATCGTCGAGAACGTCGCGAGTGCGTTTCCTCTCCAGATCCAACGGCCCAAGTCCGAGAGCGCCCGATACCGATCTTTTCAGCTTCTGCAGTGAGTTGAAAGTCGAGCCCTCCTTGTTCTTTAGATCCGAGTTGTACAAGTACATGCGATTGTCGTCGCGCGGTAGTGACAACGAGAACACGTGCGCCCTAGGTGGAAATTTCACTGGGGTCGGCATCGGCGGTGGTGAATCTACTCCAGCATCACTACTGGACTCTTCACCTAAATCTTGTTGTGGCGTCCACGTCGGCCTTGTCGCCGGCGTCTTCAGTCGATTGTTATTGGTATTAGTGCTGACGTCCAATGAGTCGTCATTGGCTGCGCCGGCGTCCCCAGATATGCCTGAATCGCCCGACTTATCGTGCGAGCTACGCGGACCAAGTGCAATCAACGGCGGAGGCGGCCTCGACAAACGTTCGATACGTTCCTCGAACATCACCTGACAAACAATGTCACAGTTTAATCAaaagtatttcaaatattttatctctttcaGTTCTACACACTTACTGTTTTGCCAGTTGTTATACTAgaatattctaattatatatactttgcgCTTACCGGAACTTCCTCGCTCGCCGTGCTCATGGTTGGCCCAGGTGCTTCCAACGCTGATAGTAACCTCCACGCTGCCGATGGTGAGAATCGCGGAATCTCCAGTTGTTTTTTGGGTAACGTAGGCCGTAATTTCAATGAGATGTCTTCGATTCCGTTCTTCCCCTAAATTGCGATTGTTTCATCTATTTAAAAGCTTCtcaaactctctctctctctctctcttttttttttttttttttaaagaaaaattatgccaaagaatgattttgtaattttattaatagagcgttataaataaaaagagaaacataTTACTCACATCATCCGTGTAGTCGTGGCATTCGATTGATCCATTAATCTCTCTGGCCTGCAACCTAGATTGAATTTGCTCCATGTGCTGATCCACGCAATTCCGCGACTCATTCGATAATGCTTCGTCCATGCCGAAGTAGAAGGTCTTCGGTGCGGATTTTTCCGGCAACGGTAATCTAGAGAAACGAAAACGAGGATATCAAACTCTTACGCGATTACCAACAAATGTATTAATCATCGCTTATTCGTCGTCATCGGAAAACTAATCGCGTGCCTACTCGCATCCGTGCGCACGCACGAGACGCGTTCATTGATAAGAGGAATAATTATTGCACCGGAATCGCTCGACGCACGTGCACGCATCCGCGACTCGCGCGAGTGAGAGATAAATCGATTTGAGATGCGGGAGCAACTTACACGTGCCAATTTTTCTCGCGGACGGCTTCCTTGACTTCTGGTTTCCTCGCGAGCTTCTCTTTGGATTTCGCGTCTTTCTTCTCCGCCGTCGCGGGAACAGGTTCGCAGGACCATCTCTTCTCGTCCGGCGCGCCATCAGTATTCCTAACGTCGCTCTTCCGCCATCTGCGATCGGgatctctctccttctctctctctttggcctcgctcgttcgctcggGCGTGCTTTCCCTCCCGGAACCCTGTCCGCGGGGATCCGTGACTCTGATGTAAGGCCTCACTGGGCTCTCCGATCTGGTTCTCCCCGAGTCTATCGGGTTTTCGTACTTCCGGCTCTTGGCGACACTCTTCGCTCGCTGATAGTCCTCAAGGAGCTCTCTTCGGTGCTTCTCCGAGAATTTTTCCCCCGAGGAACGTCCCACGGCGTCCAGGCGATCTTTCGCACTTTTCCGAAGAGGTTCCTTCGGCTGCATCGCGGAGGATTCGTCGTACATCGCCGATTTCTCGACGAGTCGTCTCTTTCCGCCCGACACACCCTCCGCTTGCCTCTCCGCCAAGTAGTCCTTGGGAGGCCTTCCGGGATTGCAGGCGTTCCCCTTACGCTCGTCCCCATACGAGTTATGC
Proteins encoded in this window:
- the LOC105837442 gene encoding uncharacterized protein LOC105837442 isoform X1; translation: MGNNSSSSHQYCASSGPSQEIAGRGWTQSFPRELGRHHPQQPNGHKVLPEPPNQRLRATNNGSIIHNGGTISGRRPPALTLPHDLNKQGIFRSRSTSASNIGASRGRRVEHHCCYGNGPRCCMENEMQELKRFGSEPDLRYSPMAREAARCNGKQQQQQQQHQHAMEHRHCGSGHYPERECRERESRYRSKKKYKAPAPPLNGVVDGSSPDSYRNLVPRYNESGQNRPGGCRGDEEVQPPPRRSRLFKTRAETKRAQVNWLSSSQAQAIAERCENGSRLNEQNERRWRGEDGRVANKENRLVWRDQSNHLHQDRWCRDEHRRSRIFDGKNTLQRSMSSPEFQAELMQVARKVRNKLNCGGRSSVESVSLERNGDAGRCAKESKLEEAKRPEKRSAKNEESCSEERVLEDRIVEERRLTERCNRPENKHNSYGDERKGNACNPGRPPKDYLAERQAEGVSGGKRRLVEKSAMYDESSAMQPKEPLRKSAKDRLDAVGRSSGEKFSEKHRRELLEDYQRAKSVAKSRKYENPIDSGRTRSESPVRPYIRVTDPRGQGSGRESTPERTSEAKEREKERDPDRRWRKSDVRNTDGAPDEKRWSCEPVPATAEKKDAKSKEKLARKPEVKEAVREKNWHVLPLPEKSAPKTFYFGMDEALSNESRNCVDQHMEQIQSRLQAREINGSIECHDYTDDGKNGIEDISLKLRPTLPKKQLEIPRFSPSAAWRLLSALEAPGPTMSTASEEVPVMFEERIERLSRPPPPLIALGPRSSHDKSGDSGISGDAGAANDDSLDVSTNTNNNRLKTPATRPTWTPQQDLGEESSSDAGVDSPPPMPTPVKFPPRAHVFSLSLPRDDNRMYLYNSDLKNKEGSTFNSLQKLKRSVSGALGLGPLDLERKRTRDVLDDNWLLSTSAPTSLQHTQITDATRSSPPGWKSGFDDEDDDEVLVEDLEDRGDFPVIMKPPSFSYLASGGHVMYLPESNDSQYQSQSLNYRSNIAAESEKNSGNSSGPKYRKNGVDEFRKSSKDIERTNKNPKESVLKEKSFANDEKVNNRFSKSCENISEMKQRSTSPVSAQQNLQDKEIAPEIKTPLKSNSKGRRFTFQSTVRQIERRRLAEKLSREAEAKERQRKGELEAMRKVEEEFQRKRAREKANIRQQLRLYSMDENMSSLPTVWDSSQLSRADPDGAPSSSASSPTSVPPAKLTTIRKSSVSSDEYLRKRASSADSRQQQQQQQHQQQPREYKDYRPKYYDWAPTDSSSHLEYKQTTVHPKVVCDIPKSSPVFVDAHVTKTANLSSTPRSDNYRKDFAHGAVAARSSLASSDSELSQPNTRPHSRQAVGKSKPLRSRSASPTRSEEAASTEEETPVEPIKRERSPVNGFVLNGVQPFVREKSYRPISFNPQPPPPIPS
- the LOC105837442 gene encoding uncharacterized protein LOC105837442 isoform X2 encodes the protein MGNNSSSSHQYCASSGPSQEIAGRGWTQSFPRELGRHHPQQPNGHKVLPEPPNQRLRATNNGSIIHNGGTISGRRPPALTLPHDLNKQGIFRSRSTSASNIGASRGRRVEHHCCYGNGPRCCMENEMQELKRFGSEPDLRYSPMAREAARCNGKQQQQQQQHQHAMEHRHCGSGHYPERECRERESRYRSKKKYKAPAPPLNGVVDGSSPDSYRNLVPRYNESGQNRPGGCRGDEEVQPPPRRSRLFKTRAETKRAQVNWLSSSQAQAIAERCENGSRLNEQNERRWRGEDGRVANKENRLVWRDQSNHLHQDRWCRDEHRRSRIFDGKNTLQRSMSSPEFQAELMQVARKVRNKLNCGGRSSVESVSLERNGDAGRCAKESKLEEAKRPEKRSAKNEESCSEERVLEDRIVEERRLTERCNRPENKHNSYGDERKGNACNPGRPPKDYLAERQAEGVSGGKRRLVEKSAMYDESSAMQPKEPLRKSAKDRLDAVGRSSGEKFSEKHRRELLEDYQRAKSVAKSRKYENPIDSGRTRSESPVRPYIRVTDPRGQGSGRESTPERTSEAKEREKERDPDRRWRKSDVRNTDGAPDEKRWSCEPVPATAEKKDAKSKEKLARKPEVKEAVREKNWHVLPLPEKSAPKTFYFGMDEALSNESRNCVDQHMEQIQSRLQAREINGSIECHDYTDDGKNGIEDISLKLRPTLPKKQLEIPRFSPSAAWRLLSALEAPGPTMSTASEEVPVMFEERIERLSRPPPPLIALGPRSSHDKSGDSGISGDAGAANDDSLDVSTNTNNNRLKTPATRPTWTPQQDLGEESSSDAGVDSPPPMPTPVKFPPRAHVFSLSLPRDDNRMYLYNSDLKNKEGSTFNSLQKLKRSVSGALGLGPLDLERKRTRDVLDDNWLLSTSAPTSLQHTQITDATRSSPPGWKSGFDDEDDDEVLVEDLEDRGDFPVIMKPPSFSYLASGGHVMYLPESNDSQYQSQSLNYRSNIAAESEKNSGNSSGPKYRKNGVDEFRKSSKDIERTNKNPKESVLKEKSFANDEKVNNRFSKSCENISEMKQRSTSPVSAQQNLQDKEIAPEIKTPLKSNSKGRRFTFQSTVRQIERRRLAEKLSREAEAKERQRKGELEAMRKVEEEFQRKRAREKANIRQQLRLYSMDENMSLPTVWDSSQLSRADPDGAPSSSASSPTSVPPAKLTTIRKSSVSSDEYLRKRASSADSRQQQQQQQHQQQPREYKDYRPKYYDWAPTDSSSHLEYKQTTVHPKVVCDIPKSSPVFVDAHVTKTANLSSTPRSDNYRKDFAHGAVAARSSLASSDSELSQPNTRPHSRQAVGKSKPLRSRSASPTRSEEAASTEEETPVEPIKRERSPVNGFVLNGVQPFVREKSYRPISFNPQPPPPIPS
- the LOC105837442 gene encoding uncharacterized protein LOC105837442 isoform X3 codes for the protein MGNNSSSSHQYCASSGPSQEIAGRGWTQSFPRELGRHHPQQPNGHKVLPEPPNQRLRATNNGSIIHNGGTISGRRPPALTLPHDLNKQGIFRSRSTSASNIGASRGRRVEHHCCYGNGPRCCMENEMQELKRFGSEPDLRYSPMAREAARCNGKQQQQQQQHQHAMEHRHCGSGHYPERECRERESRYRSKKKYKAPAPPLNGVVDGSSPDSYRYNESGQNRPGGCRGDEEVQPPPRRSRLFKTRAETKRAQVNWLSSSQAQAIAERCENGSRLNEQNERRWRGEDGRVANKENRLVWRDQSNHLHQDRWCRDEHRRSRIFDGKNTLQRSMSSPEFQAELMQVARKVRNKLNCGGRSSVESVSLERNGDAGRCAKESKLEEAKRPEKRSAKNEESCSEERVLEDRIVEERRLTERCNRPENKHNSYGDERKGNACNPGRPPKDYLAERQAEGVSGGKRRLVEKSAMYDESSAMQPKEPLRKSAKDRLDAVGRSSGEKFSEKHRRELLEDYQRAKSVAKSRKYENPIDSGRTRSESPVRPYIRVTDPRGQGSGRESTPERTSEAKEREKERDPDRRWRKSDVRNTDGAPDEKRWSCEPVPATAEKKDAKSKEKLARKPEVKEAVREKNWHVLPLPEKSAPKTFYFGMDEALSNESRNCVDQHMEQIQSRLQAREINGSIECHDYTDDGKNGIEDISLKLRPTLPKKQLEIPRFSPSAAWRLLSALEAPGPTMSTASEEVPVMFEERIERLSRPPPPLIALGPRSSHDKSGDSGISGDAGAANDDSLDVSTNTNNNRLKTPATRPTWTPQQDLGEESSSDAGVDSPPPMPTPVKFPPRAHVFSLSLPRDDNRMYLYNSDLKNKEGSTFNSLQKLKRSVSGALGLGPLDLERKRTRDVLDDNWLLSTSAPTSLQHTQITDATRSSPPGWKSGFDDEDDDEVLVEDLEDRGDFPVIMKPPSFSYLASGGHVMYLPESNDSQYQSQSLNYRSNIAAESEKNSGNSSGPKYRKNGVDEFRKSSKDIERTNKNPKESVLKEKSFANDEKVNNRFSKSCENISEMKQRSTSPVSAQQNLQDKEIAPEIKTPLKSNSKGRRFTFQSTVRQIERRRLAEKLSREAEAKERQRKGELEAMRKVEEEFQRKRAREKANIRQQLRLYSMDENMSSLPTVWDSSQLSRADPDGAPSSSASSPTSVPPAKLTTIRKSSVSSDEYLRKRASSADSRQQQQQQQHQQQPREYKDYRPKYYDWAPTDSSSHLEYKQTTVHPKVVCDIPKSSPVFVDAHVTKTANLSSTPRSDNYRKDFAHGAVAARSSLASSDSELSQPNTRPHSRQAVGKSKPLRSRSASPTRSEEAASTEEETPVEPIKRERSPVNGFVLNGVQPFVREKSYRPISFNPQPPPPIPS
- the LOC105837442 gene encoding uncharacterized protein LOC105837442 isoform X4 encodes the protein MGNNSSSSHQYCASSGPSQEIAGRGWTQSFPRELGRHHPQQPNGHKVLPEPPNQRLRATNNGSIIHNGGTISGRRPPALTLPHDLNKQGIFRSRSTSASNIGASRGRRVEHHCCYGNGPRCCMENEMQELKRFGSEPDLRYSPMAREAARCNGKQQQQQQQHQHAMEHRHCGSGHYPERECRERESRYRSKKKYKAPAPPLNGVVDGSSPDSYRNLVPRYNESGQNRPGGCRGDEEVQPPPRRSRLFKTRAETKRAQVNWLSSSQAQAIAERCENGSRLNEQNERRWRGEDGRVANKENRLVWRDQSNHLHQDRWCRDEHRRSRIFDGKNTLQRSMSSPEFQAELMQVARKVRNKLNCGGRSSVESVSLERNGDAGRCAKESKLEEAKRPEKRSAKNEESCSEERVLEDRIVEERRLTERCNRPENKHNSYGDERKGNACNPGRPPKDYLAERQAEGVSGGKRRLVEKSAMYDESSAMQPKEPLRKSAKDRLDAVGRSSGEKFSEKHRRELLEDYQRAKSVAKSRKYENPIDSGRTRSESPVRPYIRVTDPRGQGSGRESTPERTSEAKEREKERDPDRRWRKSDVRNTDGAPDEKRWSCEPVPATAEKKDAKSKEKLARKPEVKEAVREKNWHVLPLPEKSAPKTFYFGMDEALSNESRNCVDQHMEQIQSRLQAREINGSIECHDYTDDGKNGIEDISLKLRPTLPKKQLEIPRFSPSAAWRLLSALEAPGPTMSTASEEVPVMFEERIERLSRPPPPLIALGPRSSHDKSGDSGISGDAGAANDDSLDVSTNTNNNRLKTPATRPTWTPQQDLGEESSSDAGVDSPPPMPTPVKFPPRAHVFSLSLPRDDNRMYLYNSDLKNKEGSTFNSLQKLKRSVSGALGLGPLDLERKRTRDVLDDNWLLSTSAPTSLQHTQITDATRSSPPGWKSGFDDEDDDEVLVEDLEDRGDFPVIMKPPSFSYLASGGHVMYLPESNDSQYQSQSLNYRSNIAAESEKNSGNSSGPKYRKNGVDEFRKSSKDIERTNKNPKESVLKEKSFANDEKVNNRFSKSCENISEMKQRSTSPVSAQQNLQDKEIAPEIKTPLKSNSKGRRFTFQSTVRQIERRRLAEKLSREAEAKERQRKGELEAMRKVEEEFQRKRAREKANIRQQLRLYSMDENMSSLPTVWDSSQLSRADPDGAPSSSASSPTSVPPAKLTTIRKSSVSSDEYLRKRASSADSRQQQQQQQHQQQPREYKDYRPKYYDWAPTDSSSHLEYKQTTVHPKVVCDIPKSSPVFVDAHVTKTANLSSTPRSDNYRKDFAHGAVAARSSLASSDSELSQPNTRPHSRQAVGKSKPLRSRF